One region of Pogona vitticeps strain Pit_001003342236 chromosome 1, PviZW2.1, whole genome shotgun sequence genomic DNA includes:
- the CLEC14A gene encoding C-type lectin domain family 14 member A, which yields MSVTAAPPIVEQAVNMRRLILASLVLLWPLTAPGGSAAEPHLGHRTWCDGSAACYSVHLGKFTFQRAKNACAEYGGGLSTASGRTEIQALLALLRGIASGSGARLFWLSLLRKAPQCTREDLPLRGFSWAAAVGSLESPANDTSETPPWVTEPVKSCTKQRCAGLSVTLGQPLPGSWGLREQACTSASSGGYICKYRSEDACPARHPPSGAHRLRYTLPHRLQSPAAEFLPPGTVLTLRCSPGQEARFVCRLSPDGYHWEGAGHGLCSCPSGLWSPTEGACVALGDCLSAQGAFLCLCARGSRLEATEAACVGVGRTGDAGTARTGLSTPATTGAFGPNSTSPPSQNTSLEPFPPAAGNGTDAGAEEAWPLPASSNYVFILVTVAVVLLVILIMAALQVFQACFRVCCASKRSQAKKDRAPAAPSEEDLDVSATRTHSEHSLGPSKAESREASPDDGMPGDGPGDFGQP from the coding sequence ATGTCTGTAACCGCCGCGCCCCCCATTGTGGAGCAGGCAGTCAACATGAGGAGACTAATTCTCGCGTCCCTCGTCCTCTTGTGGCCTCTCACCGCACCAGGAGGCTCCGCTGCGGAGCCCCATCTCGGTCACCGCACTTGGTGCGACGGTTCCGCGGCCTGTTACAGCGTCCACCTGGGCAAGTTCACCTTCCAGAGGGCCAAGAACGCCTGCGCCGAATATGGGGGCGGACTGAGCACGGCGAGCGGCAGAACCGAAATACAGGCCCTCCTCGCTCTGCTAAGGGGAATCGCCAGCGGGTCAGGCGCCCGCTTGTTTTGGCTGAGCCTGCTCAGGAAAGCCCCGCAGTGCACGCGGGAGGATTTGCCACTCCGGGGTTTCTCCTGGGCCGCCGCCGTCGGGTCTCTGGAGAGCCCAGCGAACGACACCTCGGAGACACCCCCCTGGGTGACGGAGCCGGTCAAGTCGTGCACCAAGCAGAGATGCGCGGGTCTTTCGGTGACTTTGGGGCAGCCTCTCCCGGGGTCTTGGGGCCTCAGGGAGCAAGCGTGCACGAGCGCCAGCTCCGGGGGCTACATCTGTAAGTACCGCTCCGAGGACGCCTGCCCCGCGCGCCACCCGCCCTCCGGCGCGCACCGCCTGCGCTACACGCTCCCTCACCGCCTCCAAAGCCCGGCCGCCGAGTTTCTCCCGCCGGGCACGGTGCTCACCCTGCGGTGTTCGCCCGGGCAGGAGGCGCGCTTCGTCTGCCGCCTGTCACCCGACGGCTACCACTGGGAAGGCGCAGGCCACGGCCTTTGCTCCTGCCCCAGCGGCTTGTGGAGCCCAACGGAGGGAGCCTGCGTGGCGCTTGGGGACTGCCTGAGTGCCCAAGGCGCCTTTCTTTGCCTGTGCGCCCGGGGCTCCCGCTTGGAGGCGACCGAGGCGGCCTGCGTTGGCGTCGGACGGACGGGAGACGCCGGAACCGCAAGGACGGGCCTGTCTACTCCGGCCACGACCGGAGCTTTCGGTCCCAACAGTACCAGCCCGCCGAGCCAGAACACCTCCTTGGAGCCCTTTCCTCCTGCAGCCGGCAACGGCACCGACGCGGGCGCAGAGGAAGCGTGGCCTTTGCCCGCTTCTTCCAACTATGTCTTCATCCTCGTCACGGTGGCAGTCGTGTTGCTCGTGATTCTGATCATGGCCGCGCTCCAGGTCTTCCAGGCCTGCTTCAGGGTGTGCTGTGCCTCCAAGCGATCGCAAGCCAAGAAGGATCGCGCCCCAGCCGCTCCTTCTGAAGAGGACCTGGACGTCTCGGCCACCCGCACCCACTCGGAACACTCGTTGGGGCCGAGTAAGGCAGAGTCAAGAGAAGCTTCTCCGGATGATGGCATGCCAGGAGATGGCCCAGGGGATTTCGGACAGCCGTAA